Proteins encoded in a region of the Candidozyma auris chromosome 7, complete sequence genome:
- the PRS5 gene encoding ribose phosphate diphosphokinase subunit PRS5, with translation MRDLLVFGGSSVPSLAKAICRNLTIQVGEVDSRKFSNGETSITVKDSVREKDVFIVQSGCGEVNDNFIELLILISACKTASARRVTAVLPYFPYSRQPQNPKVSMTGTAIDEEDDELTVPNPMLRPRAISTNAAATNILGAVDGYGKDDSGYKQWVSPNGTLIANLLMEAGADRCITMDLHDPQFQGFFDISVDNLYSRPLFKRYIIDYVPNYKDCVIVSPDSGGAKRATAIADALGCSFALIHKERRTKVTPLTIGSPILSASVSMNSTISTTTHVNSSMLVGDVKGKVCVLIDDLADTCNTITRAARLLKETGASYVYCLVTHAIFSGDGLEKIAASDIDKFITTNSIPQLEHMNELGADRFEVLDVSRIFAEAIRRIHNGESVSMLFDHGW, from the coding sequence ATGAGAGACCTCCTCGTTTTTGGCGGTAGCTCAGTTCCGTCGCTCGCAAAAGCTATTTGCAGAAACTTGACCAtccaagttggtgaagtgGACCTGCGAAAGTTCTCAAATGGTGAGACCTCCATCACTGTGAAAGACTCTGTGCGTGAGAAAGACGTCTTCATCGTCCAGAGCGGTTGCGGTGAAGTCAACGATAACttcattgagctcttgaTTCTCATCTCTGCGTGTAAAACCGCGAGTGCCAGAAGAGTCACAGCGGTGTTGCCGTACTTCCCGTATTCGAGACAACCGCAGAACCCAAAGGTCTCCATGACTGGGACCGCCAtagacgaagaagatgacgaaCTCACAGTACCAAATCCGATGTTAAGACCACGTGCTATTCTGACTAACGCAGCAGCCACCAACATTTTGGGCGCTGTTGATGGATACGGAAAAGACGACAGTGGCTACAAGCAGTGGGTCAGCCCAAACGGAACCCTCATTGCAAACTTGCTCATGGAGGCTGGTGCTGACAGATGCATCACCATGGATTTGCATGACCCACAATTCCAAGGGTTCTTTGACATCTCCGTGGACAACCTCTACCTGAGGCCCTTGTTCAAACGCTATATTATAGACTACGTTCCCAATTACAAGGATTGTGTCATTGTATCTCCTGATAGTGGAGGAGCAAAGAGAGCCACTGCCATTGCCGATGCTTTGGGGTGTCTGTTTGCCTTAATTCACAAAGAAAGGCGTACCAAAGTGACTCCGTTGACCATTGGCTCCCCTATACTATCTGCATCTGTTTCTATGAATTCCACAATATCTACAACAACACATGTGAATAGCTCAATGCTTGTGGGAGACGTAAAAGGCAAAGTTTGTGTGCTTATTGATGATCTCGCAGACACTTGCAACACTATCACTAGGGCAGCGAGActcttgaaagaaacagGTGCCTCCTACGTATATTGCTTGGTCACTCATGCTATCTTCAGCGGCGATGgtcttgagaagattgcCGCCTCAGACATCGACAAGTTCATCACAACTAATAGCATTCCTCAATTGGAGCACATGAATGAACTCGGTGCTGATAGGTTTGAGGTACTCGATGTGTCCCGTATATTTGCAGAGGCTATCAGAAGGATACATAATGGTGAGTCTGTGTCGATGCTTTTTGACCACGGTTGGTAA